One Vibrio penaeicida DNA segment encodes these proteins:
- a CDS encoding ATP-grasp domain-containing protein — MKHVLIIGGYFNRFDSFENINTKISLIQEKHMIHDLHMEACEKIYTVDKFEPEEALAIAKELHADSPIDYIFSFIEEGLYTAAYISKNLGVAGMDYDVHTLCLDKIQMRERLSGTEFSINSIQTENYEDALDFFYENGGKIVLKDPSGCRSENVFICKSESELEKAWAVTHVSKVYVRLLEEYLDGREYTLECLSLNNNHIFLGATKTYLHSGMPVEDRHIFPAPDVTQDEYFRLESFCKRLLNQIDFQHGPMHIEVRLSESGIKLIEINNRTAGGFIWQLVKLSTGIDMLTETILNAFNENTKLKQDGITKKSNYMASFVIYESVDVDKLRKELENLMSVSTLYCMPKQRNKTSGETFDGGDALGFLAGEMKEGYLTQLDNWINKVEEKILLSRIDVC, encoded by the coding sequence ATGAAGCATGTATTAATTATAGGTGGTTATTTTAATAGGTTTGATTCCTTTGAGAACATCAATACTAAAATTTCCTTGATTCAAGAAAAACACATGATCCATGACCTACATATGGAAGCTTGTGAGAAAATTTATACAGTCGACAAGTTTGAACCGGAAGAAGCACTAGCTATTGCCAAAGAATTACACGCTGATAGCCCAATTGATTACATTTTTTCATTCATTGAAGAAGGGCTTTACACTGCAGCTTATATCTCTAAAAATTTAGGCGTAGCAGGAATGGATTATGATGTACATACCTTGTGTTTAGATAAAATCCAAATGAGAGAAAGATTATCAGGAACAGAATTCTCTATTAATAGTATCCAAACAGAAAATTACGAAGATGCATTAGATTTTTTCTACGAAAATGGAGGGAAAATCGTATTAAAGGACCCATCTGGATGTAGGAGTGAAAACGTATTTATTTGTAAATCAGAAAGTGAACTTGAGAAAGCATGGGCAGTTACCCATGTGTCCAAAGTTTATGTCCGACTTCTAGAGGAATATTTGGATGGGAGAGAATATACCCTAGAGTGCTTAAGCTTAAATAATAACCACATATTTTTGGGGGCAACTAAAACTTATCTTCACTCAGGAATGCCTGTTGAGGATAGGCATATTTTTCCTGCTCCTGATGTGACACAGGATGAATACTTTAGATTAGAATCATTTTGCAAAAGACTTCTGAACCAAATTGATTTCCAACATGGCCCAATGCATATCGAAGTTAGATTAAGCGAGTCTGGGATTAAGTTAATTGAAATTAATAACAGAACTGCAGGGGGCTTTATATGGCAACTGGTTAAACTATCGACAGGTATCGATATGTTGACGGAAACTATATTAAATGCATTCAACGAGAATACAAAACTAAAGCAAGATGGAATTACTAAGAAAAGCAATTACATGGCTAGTTTTGTTATTTATGAGTCTGTTGATGTCGATAAGCTCAGAAAGGAACTAGAAAACTTAATGAGTGTCTCTACACTTTATTGTATGCCAAAACAGAGAAACAAGACATCAGGTGAAACCTTTGATGGTGGTGATGCCCTTGGTTTTCTGGCCGGTGAAATGAAAGAAGGATACCTGACACAACTCGACAATTGGATAAATAAAGTAGAAGAAAAAATATTATTAAGCCGGATTGATGTATGTTAA
- a CDS encoding IS66 family transposase, with protein MPAEICVLQYMQKKAAFDTEDGQSMVTAQMPKHSLPDSLGSVSPIAHVITSKYVDVLPFYRIEKVSSRYGGDISRATPSNYVIKSANVLQPMVNPLKEKQNEGI; from the coding sequence GTGCCCGCCGAAATTTGTGTTCTGCAATACATGCAGAAAAAAGCGGCGTTCGATACTGAAGACGGTCAATCTATGGTAACGGCTCAGATGCCCAAGCATTCGCTGCCTGATTCACTGGGTAGTGTCAGCCCGATTGCTCATGTCATTACTTCCAAATATGTGGACGTTCTTCCGTTCTACCGAATCGAAAAGGTGTCCAGCCGTTACGGTGGCGATATCTCCAGAGCGACACCGTCCAACTATGTAATTAAATCAGCAAACGTACTTCAGCCTATGGTGAACCCACTCAAAG